The DNA region CGTCCCCATCAGCAGCCGCGAATCACGCGACCCGCTCGCCAGCACGCCCACCATCGCGAACGACCGGTCGAACAACTCCACCGCCTGCGCCCCCTCCAGCGCCAGCGACTGCGCATCGAACAACTTCCCCAGCGCAATCACCGCCGCCCGCGCCGCCGTCTCCATCCGGTTCCGCTGCGTGTCGGGCCCTTCCTCGATCACCGTCTCAGCATGATCACCAACCGCCAGCGTCACCGTCGCCGTCACCCGCCGCGACCGCGGCACCGTGGCAATCGACAGATCCTCGAACAGCACCACTCGCTGTGCCGCGCGCTCGCGCACCGCGCCGAGATCGAGGGCCTGCAACGGCTTCACATCCGCCGTCGGCGCCACCGAGATCTTGCGGTGATCGACCTTGAGTCCCAGGTGCGCCAGCAACGCACTCTCGACGTTGCGGACCACCTGCTTCGGATTCTGTCCGGCGTGCGCGAGGATGTGGATCTCGCTCACCTCGCCCAGGGGTGTCGTCACCACCCGGGCCGAGAGAATCCCCTCGAGTGAAGTGAGAAGGTTCTCCGCCTTGCGGACCCCCCACGGGTCGGCGCTGGCATCGACAGGCGCGCCACCCGGCCGCGAGGCCGAACCATCATAGAAATGCGGTGATGCAGTCACGGCGTGTCCCTTCCAGAGAACGTCGTCAATCCCTAGGCGATGTTGTTGCGACCGGCGGCCTTGGCCAGGTACAGCGCCCTATCCGCCTGTTCCAACAACGCTCCTTCATTCGGCAGCGACGGGTCGAACTCGGCGACCCCGATACTCACGGTGATCTGCCCCGAGAGGAAACCCAGCCGCCGCCCCGACTCTTCCACCCCTTCCCGCACCGCGTCGGCCACCCGCAACGCACCGGCCCGGTCGGTCCTCGTCAACAACGCCACGAATTCGTCGCCGCCATATCGCGCCGCCATGTCGGTGGCGCGGATCGTCCGGCGCATCTCGTCGGCCACCACCCGCAACACCAGGTTGCCGCGCTCGTGCCCGTAGCGGTCGTTCAGCTCCTTCAACCGGTCGAGATCGAGGAAGAGCACCGCGAACGAATCGCCGCTGCGCTTGCTCCGCTCCATCTCGTGCGACAACCGCTGCTGCAGCGAGCGATAACTCGCCAACCCCGTCAGCGCATCGGTGCTCGCGTCGCGCGACGCGTCGTCGGCCCGCTTGCTGAGCCACGGCACGCACTGCTTGAGCGATGCGCGCCCGAGTGCAGCAGCCTGCGCGAAGCGATGACAGGTCGGATAGCCGCACGCCCGGCAATCCCACGGCTTCCCGTTCGGCCCCGTCCCGATCGCCTCGAGGATCGCCCGCACCGCCACCGCGTCGGCGACAGTGCGATTGGTGTTGAACGGGAAGACCGCCGTGACCGATACTCCATCACCGTCTTCATTCACCACCGGAACGCGACTCCTCGCCGGTTCGTACTGCTGCACCAGCATCCGCCGCCGGAAGAGATCGTCGGCCGGCCCCGCCGCCGGATGCGCCAGCGCGCCGGCGTGGGACTGCAAGTCGACGAAGCCGAGATCGATGTGATCGTGACCCACCGCGCGCGCCAGTGCCGGCAGCGTGTCGAGGCCACGAACCGCGAGGAGCCTCCGCCCCTTCGACGATCCAGACACCACCATTTCGAGCGCCAGACCGCCGGCAACCGAGAGATGGCGCCGCGTTTCGGGCGGCAACCGGGAGAAGGTCCGCGGCATCGCTTCGGGCCGCACTTCCCTCAATGCAAAGAGCTGCTCCAGATCGACGAAAGTCAGCGTAGCGTCAAGTTCTTTGACAGTTCCGGCCGTGCTGACCCCCGCATAGACCACCGGGAGCGATTCACCGTGACGGCTTCGCAGGAATCGAGCCTCGGCGACGCTCGGCGTCGTGACAGGTGCCAGATAGGGAACGAGCTCGGGATAATTGGCGGTAATGGTGGCCACGACGACCGGATCGGTCGAGCGGACGAGGGTCCCCCAGTCGGGATCTTCCCACAACCTGAGGTATTCCTGCGCCACAAGTTCTTCGCCAATGACCCCCCGGGAGACGTGGCGGAAGCCGGCATCGTAGCAGGCGTTGACCAGCTGTTCGGGAGTCGCCGGATGAAAATGCGCCACCGCCTCCGGTGCCAGGATCAGGGCACCATTTCCCGCCTCGGCGATGGCGATCGCGCGCTCGACCGCACCGGTGGCGGTGATCGCCCCGTGCGGACATGCGGGGATGCACTCGCCACACTTGATGCAGTTCTCCTCCACCACCTCGACGACGTGCGCCTCCGGCGGGAGGGCGATCGCGTCGGTGGGACAGACACGGACGCACGCCAGGCAAGCGACGCATCGAGTTTCGTCAACGGCGAGACGCACGCAGCCCTTTTGTTACAGAGGTTGTTGCTTTGGAGCCACTGTCAACATGGCGATCGAGTTGAGAACTGTCAATAGGTGTAGCAGTTCAAAGGCTTGTGAGAAAGCGACTTAGACGAACGGCGCATGGTGCGAGAAATCGGTGGCAAACGACGGTTCCGAGAGCGAATTACCTTTGATTCATGAATCGCGCCACGGCAGTGCAGCTGGAAGTTCAGCGACGCCTTACCGCCGCGGAGCGGCTGGAAATCACCGCCCAGATGTGCGATGCGATGCGGACCCTCGTCGCTGCCGGGATCCGGATGAGGAACCCGGGGTGGGGTGAGGACGAGGTGCGGCACGAACTGCTGCGGATCTACGAGGCGCTGGCACCGGAAACT from Gemmatimonadales bacterium includes:
- a CDS encoding diguanylate cyclase encodes the protein MRLAVDETRCVACLACVRVCPTDAIALPPEAHVVEVVEENCIKCGECIPACPHGAITATGAVERAIAIAEAGNGALILAPEAVAHFHPATPEQLVNACYDAGFRHVSRGVIGEELVAQEYLRLWEDPDWGTLVRSTDPVVVATITANYPELVPYLAPVTTPSVAEARFLRSRHGESLPVVYAGVSTAGTVKELDATLTFVDLEQLFALREVRPEAMPRTFSRLPPETRRHLSVAGGLALEMVVSGSSKGRRLLAVRGLDTLPALARAVGHDHIDLGFVDLQSHAGALAHPAAGPADDLFRRRMLVQQYEPARSRVPVVNEDGDGVSVTAVFPFNTNRTVADAVAVRAILEAIGTGPNGKPWDCRACGYPTCHRFAQAAALGRASLKQCVPWLSKRADDASRDASTDALTGLASYRSLQQRLSHEMERSKRSGDSFAVLFLDLDRLKELNDRYGHERGNLVLRVVADEMRRTIRATDMAARYGGDEFVALLTRTDRAGALRVADAVREGVEESGRRLGFLSGQITVSIGVAEFDPSLPNEGALLEQADRALYLAKAAGRNNIA